The genome window AGCCTTATCTGAGTTTCCTGTTGAAGGTTACTACTTTGAGAGTAAGTCAATACAGAGGATGGAGTTGTTGGTGTTGAATACATTAGAGTGGAAAATGGGTTTGATCACTCCTTTCCCTTACCTAAATTACTTGATTCACAAAATTGGTGGAGAATCTAAACCGCCGAAAGTAGGGTCTGGAGCTGTTGAACTAATTGTGGCAATGATCAAAGGTGAATTACAAAATTGAAGAATGATTTCAATTAGGCTGTTAATTTCTCATATGTCTATTTATCAAATTACTTTGGTGTAgaaattaatttgattgatCATCGGCCATCTATCATCGCTGTGGCTGCAATATTCGCTGCATCTGATGGTCAGTTGTCGCAGAAAAGTTTGGAGCACAAGATGAACTCACTTTCCTTGTTCGGTTCGCTAGAAAATGTGAGCCTTCATGCTTTTGACAATGTAAtggttttgttttatgttttacgGCCATGTTGTTGGTTTGCTAATTTTCATTTCTTACTGCACCATGACAGGAACAAATATGTTTCTGTTATAATTTAATGCTGGAaatagagatgagaaaatctAAGGCACCCATTTCGGTGATTTCGCCACCTGTGTCTTCGATGCATTCTAGCTCAACTGATGCTGTTGAGAATACTTTTACATCCAGAGCTGGCGTTAAGAGAAGTCTTACGTTCAGTAGCTCTGATCAAAGTTGTCCGGTAAAGAAAATCAATCGGCAATAGTTATATATGCTTTGACATGAAGAtttatttggtttattgattgaatTATAGGATCCTTTTTTGGGCTGAAAACTGAATCTTGCTACCAGATTGGACTATAGGTTTTATTGATTGCTATAAGCCATTTTATGGTTTGAGTTGGAATTCAATGATTTGAGTTCCATTTTTTGAACATCTAGCAAAAGTTTCCAGCCAGTGAAACCAAAGAGATGATACTGAAAATAGAAAGTAAATAAAAGAATTGAGTATCTTTAGCCTAAGAAGCTGACTTGAAAGTCCAAGAAGTGAAGAAGAGAGAGGCCAATAGAGCACCAGAAGGCCATAGAAGACTTGTTTGTCTATACTGCGTTTCTTAGTGTTTGCTTTCTTGTATAATGCTGCTGTTGCTATTGCTTACATATATTATCTTCCTGTTACTTTTTTCCTTATTGTGACAGAATATATATTGATGTAAACATTACTTGCAACCCCCTACCTTTTGAAGGGGAGCTTGGGATGCTTCCCATGTCTTTTAAAAGGCTGAAAGCCATGAGGAATGaagaattgtttttgtttgatttgatatatCTGTGTTGCATTCTGGGCCATTGAAAGCTATGTAAAGAAGATTGTGATTGGATATGTTGGGAATGTGGGGGTTTCTTTTTCATGAGTGGGAAGCTTCTCTTTTACTGCTGTTAGGTAACACTCACTCTCTTTGTGGTCTTATAACCAATCAATTCCGTAAGAACCAAAGGCAAAGTGCCTTTGCTAATCACGTCACAGTTAAATCCACATCAAAATGCCACATTAGATCACTTGATTAGAAGAGTACTTAATTTGAATTAactttcttaatatttttttcataaaagcAAATGTCTCTTTTTGGGTTGTGTAGAAtatcttaaatatttttttgatatccgAAAACGATATCGTACATGATATAATCTTACCTTTGACATctaatatgagtctaaatttgGGACGTCAAGCACGTGCTCACAATAGTTTCCCACTTGACGACAAGGTAAATTGGAACAAAGCTCGCGCATGGCTACAAGGGTATTGCTTCTTGTGtgaatcgaactcaaaacctcCCAAATCCATACGGTTTGACCTAGAGAGATTGACGAACTAGGCTACCACAAAGTGTTTGAATATTTGAAATAAGCACACAAAAGCTCACTGTTTCCACCAACAAACACATGCCAATGGTCATCTCCCAAAGGTTGCGTTGTAGGACCAAGCCTTCTCGTGAATGATATCTGCTGACACCAGGGTTTTTTGGGGTGGGTGGGGGAACAGGTGCTTGAGATTCATGGCAGAAGTGGGTGTATGTAAGGGGCTCCACCCATCCACATTTGCTTTCATGAACTAGGAGGGTCATATAACCATGTCCAGTCTGGATGGCCAAGGTACAAGATTGTATTTTAGTTTGCAGTCGTTAGAAACTGTTACATATATATGGGTCGTCTGATGGAGGTCCTTTCAGGGGCAAGCTTTGTGACCATGTAGCATCATAGACACACCTTACCAGTCATAATCATGTTGTTAAGGGACACGTGAATTTGGGTCTTGTTTCCTTCAATTGGTATAAGTGTTCGCAGCTGTAAATGCAAGTGCTGGAACAACCTGGCAATGGCACATTCAGCCCCGTAAACTATACTTCCTTTAATGGTAAAACTGCAGTGACTTCCAATATGTGCGAGTGAGAAAGAATTCAAGTATCTAAATTCTTAATAGAAGTCGGTTCTAAGGGAAATCTGGAGAAGACCATTGTTCTGCCAATATATGCGAGTGAGAGTGGGAGGAGAGAGCCATTTTCAACAATTACAACAATAAATACCAAaacaaagaaggaaacaaagtcCAGACTCGGAAACCTTAATAAATGAATATTAGCAGTTACATCCCTCCAACTTAATCGCGTTGTTGTTCAAACTTTAATTCAACCTAAACGATGCTTAGAAAACATTTACCGACATATGGGAATTGGAGAAGGGTTATGTGGTTCCGAACTTCATGTCTGTCAAATATATACCATTGCAAGAGAAGGGAGCTCCTAGACTTGTTAGCAGGCACAAAACGAAATGAATGCAAGAACGAAATAGCACCTCTCCGAAACTTGTTTACACCGGTATCATCTTCACTCCAGCGGCAATTGGCATGCCCAAAAACCCAATGAACACGCTAAAGAACCACTGTGAAAAAGTGAGAGGCATTGTATTTGCAAATGTACCCAGGAACTCCACGATTATGATCTGGAAGAAAAATGTGCAAGCAAGGACAGTGACAAAGACATAGTTATCCAGTATGCCTTTGAAAACATCAATTTTCTCCATCTCGCGCGAGCTTATCTCATTGAAAATCTGCAGGAACAAGAAACATATTGAGCTCAGGCTTTACAACTATTCACCAGATTTGCCTCAGCCAGTCAGCCAAGGCAATAAATATACATCTAAGCAACTATGGTAAGCCATCAGAATTTGTAATAAACTGACGTGTTCATGGGAACCCAGCTAAAGTTGTCATGATCGTAAGGTTTATTGAAAACCTGAGCTCAGCTCAATAGGCAAACGACATTTACAATAAAACACACTATAAATACACACTATAAATACAcagaagagagaaaataacTGAATTAAATGCATAAACTAAAAGAATTTCaagaattaaaaagaaaaagaaaagaaaaggctgaTAGTAATGTACAGAGCTACCAAGGAGACCCTTCATGAATAACACATCATGTAAAGATATATGACCACTAATTGTCAAAAACCTGAAACTGGTTCATGATTTCACAAAAATTATTGAATGGTTCCTATTACTATCTGTCATGATAGTTCTGCACTTGCCATACTCCCGTGTTTCAGAAATTGTCAGCAACCTACCTTTTTTACCATTCATGCAGATAAATAAGAAACGAATAGAAAAATTGTTAGAAACCTACTTATTGTCAATAGGACATGCCTCATCAAGTTCGTTTCAACAAGATTGCAATGCTTCTATGCAGAGTTAACACGAAATAATTCGAGTGTCTACAAACATGCATTTTAAGAGCAAGAAAACTGTCTGTCACCATCAAATAGGTAAACCCAATTTCCAGCATGATTTACATAGAGAACCAAAAGCGCTTTCAAGAAATGTTACCTGACAAAAGACAAATGAGTTGAATATGAGTGTATTTAGGTTCAGATCAGCATCTGGTCCATCAAGATTGAATAGTGCTTTTCCTTTCACTTGGAGTTGCCATATTACAATAAATTGATATATAGATTGACCCAAGATATTTCTCCACATGACATTACTGATAAAGTTCCCTTTCCTGCCAACTGGGGTACgcttcatcaattcatcatttGGAGGCTCAGTTGCAAGTGCAAGTGCTCCCAGTGTATCCATAATCATATTGACCCATAATAGCTGAACAGCAGTAAGGGGGGCATTGCCTGAAGCatgcaaacaacaaaaaatggtTATttgatataaaagaaaattaaaaaggtAATTTCATGAAAAATAGTCTGGCCATCTGGGTTTTCTTACCTGTCAAACAAGCTGAAGAGAAGTTAACAATTAAAGCAACCACATTAACAGTCAGCTGGAACTGCacaaacttttgaatatttatgtaaactgaACGTCCCCATTTGGCCACTGTGACAATTGTGGAGAAGTTATCATCCAAAATTACAACATCAGCACTTTCTTTAGCCACCTGAAATAGGGGAATCAGATTagtaaaattttcattcattatGACTAAAATTATATGCACCACAGCTGATGAAAAATCTTATTTGAAAACACAATGTAAAATGATGAACACTTCAATATTTGGTAAATCTTGCTTCAGAATTAGTTTAGAAAGTATATCATTTTCATTGCGATATTTCTAATTTATCATATCTTCTTTTGATCTCATCTCATAAGATGTATTATCAACCAATAAGTAGCCAACAACAGTTAGGTAGAAATCGTGACGGTACAGTGCACATGTGaataaggaaaggaaagaagTTTAATGGTTGTCAAGAAGCAAGGGACTATCTTTCTTCTGTTACACACTTTCCTTAATCATTTTACCATACAcggcttgtttcaaaccatcaTGTATATTCAAGTTTTTTTATCAGATGATTATGCTTTT of Tripterygium wilfordii isolate XIE 37 chromosome 13, ASM1340144v1, whole genome shotgun sequence contains these proteins:
- the LOC120013765 gene encoding cyclin-D5-1-like; protein product: MEGLDDSLSLSSLLCHENEEAYFNGQENETDYMSYLGSFGLGSEDEEEYIEGLIRREDAQFDSKCHVSPSNDSAVTVCQSSLKCARLESIEWILNTRAIFGFHFNTVYISVNYFDRFLSKRSIDDGKYWAFRLLSIACLSLAVKMEEYKVPALSEFPVEGYYFESKSIQRMELLVLNTLEWKMGLITPFPYLNYLIHKIGGESKPPKVGSGAVELIVAMIKEINLIDHRPSIIAVAAIFAASDGQLSQKSLEHKMNSLSLFGSLENEQICFCYNLMLEIEMRKSKAPISVISPPVSSMHSSSTDAVENTFTSRAGVKRSLTFSSSDQSCPVKKINRQ